The Vespula pensylvanica isolate Volc-1 chromosome 24, ASM1446617v1, whole genome shotgun sequence genome includes the window AGGTTCACGTCTGCTGCAAAAAAACGTCTTAGGAACGTGGAGTGAGTTTTTGAGTATACTGATAGAGTTATACATACACTGTGTGGACATTATTAttgcataaatataaagagaaccgtgtataagaaaatttagatTATCTGCTAGGAACACACGCTGTTTACGAAAATGTTATGTCCTTAATTTCTAAAGCGCGCACACGGATGATGCATTTGACCAGACTTCTTTGCATCTCTCTCGTAGgaaatttcgtttgaaatgGATAGAATTCAATCACGTGGACGATCGTCACTGGAACCTCATATGTTTGAATACAATgtcaagtaaaaaatatattatggactttttttttttttttttttttgtttggagTAAAAACATATCAATGCTTTTTTTTCAACTCCGATAGTGTCCACTCTGCTAACAATACTTGTATGGGTTACGGTGGAagcacgtacatatacatacatacatacatacatccaccaggaatttatttaacaaggAGCGTTTTgcgataaaattgtttaagtTCGTAATTAAGcttacttttttgtttgtttgtttgtttctcttctctttgttttttgttttgttttgttttgtacaCTTGAGACGTTCGTTTTGTCGACAAacggttattattattattttttttttctttttttttttttttttatggaactTTCTCGTGTTGAACACAGAATATTAttgttgtattattattattattattgttgttgttgttgttgttagcACACATAGGAAACTTAATTAAGAATGCATGGATTTTATCGTGAACTCCCCTTGTAAGCATTGCCTACTGCTTATATATTTCGACTCTCGATGTCTACATCAGCGTTGCAAGATAATACATCGCGTGACTAATAAAATACGTTAGAAAACATCGTtagatttatcattttaaagcCATTTCTCTGCCATTGTTTTCTCattatattagtataatttaattcactTTCAATCGtgaatacaaatattttgaattattctcAGGCAGCGTTATGGTGTTTCACCGATAATAAACTCTCGACTAGAGTGATTGATTGTTTTGTTGCATATGCATTTGTAAAAAACAATAGAGTATACCAGCTTGTGCCATAACGTCTACAGTACCTGCAGCCAAAGGGTCTCGACTTTTAGAATCGGACCGAGAATTTGTACCTGGGCGTAAAAGCGTTGGCCCGAAAACTGTTGCTAAATTGTGCAACGACATTTTGTTTTGTGCTTCGTGTTTGTTGACACGAATTAAATGAGCAAGTAGAAAATCGATAACAGCTTTATTTACGGACGGTAATCCTTCATATACTCGTCGTAAAGCCGCACCCCTTGATAGTTCTCCAGTTTGGAAAGCTTCCAAAAATGCTGGATAAAGGGCGTCTGTAAATAATGCCTCAGGCATCTCACGTAAATACAATTTCAGAACGCCCGTTACGGAATGAACATCAacctgtatatgtatatgtatatgtatatatatatatatatgtgtatgtatatattgacatataaaacaataagaaaaaatattttctatatgttacgataaattttttaataacgatacaAACCTCTTTGAGAAGCTGCTCTGCTTCGTACGAATTACTTTCAAATGATTTACGAAGTTTTGTTAAATCGGATGCTGATCCAGATACTCGATATAATCCTACTTCTCCAACACCTCTTCTTTCCACCTCTCGTACGCACGCAGTTATAATGAATGGAACATCACGTTTTTCTcgtctatcaaaaaaaaaaaaaaaaaaaaaaaaaaaaaaaaattaattgatttatatgtTCAAAGAAggatatgattttttataattgttaaacGTACTTGCAAACTTGTTGTATTCGAGCACCAAATAAGCCTTGAGGTTTAGCCGATGGCACTCGCCTCAATGTTACTTCACTGGGAACAAATCGAAGAGCTACATCTAATGTTGCTGGACCCAAACTCAAGGATCTTTCAACTTGATCGGATTGCAACCATGACCTACTTAATCTTTGAATACATTTGCCTCTTAATACTGATCGTGTCCCACATTCTTCATAAAGTAAAATTCTAACATTTTGACTACCTTCTAATTCGACCACAAAAGTCTCACCTtcaatataagaaaaatatatcatgatttattaatattataaacatgacttatagtttttttttttgcttaccCCAAGTTGGAGCCTGACTCCTTATAACTCGACTTTTAGCTCGTTTAAAGTAATGTCCATAACTATCCACTTCTACAATGATATACAGATCTCCTATTCTATCTAATCCTGGTGGTGTTAAACCGAGCAAAGTTAGATGCAAATCCCCAAGTAATAAACTCTCATCACGTCCAGATCTTAATAAGTAACTACCCATGTCTGTTTGTAAATATGTTCGACAAGCTGTAACCCATGCTTGCAATTCATACATCGTCAAAGGTAGAGGTCCTGGTGGTTGACCAccctataattaaaaaatttatatattatttttgtgttCTAATAGTCTATATTGTATCAACATTTtagaaagatttaaatatatatacctgttGCAATGCTTCCACTGCTTCGATCCATTGAGACCGTTCAAACTCACTGGACAGAAAGAAAGTATATGCATTTTGCACTCGATGTTGATTTTTATGTGCTACACGCATTACTAGATTTGGTGATGCTAATACCAATTGTGCTTCAAGTTCTGCtagtttctttcgatttttttcggAACCTCTACCGCCAagtctaattcttttttcatcatttcgtTCTTCCCACAAAATTTGATCTCTCACAGTACAAGCTTGagatctataaaaattattattaaaagatttgaaaacattggtaatataataagattacAATTAATTGTTCGTTATTACATACCTCAAAGCAACTACATTAGCTGGACTAGTCTCTCGTGGCTCAACACCATCTTCGGTAACAACAGCTTCTGCAACTGGCACGTACCACTTCAACTCAAACGTAAATTTATCTCTACCTGAAGCTTTATATTTCGCACAAGCAATAacatcgttaaataaaaagagatgtcTCAATTTCCTATGACCATCAGAGAGTTCAACAACAAACGAATTTTTCACTAATCTTCTTTGTGCTCTGTCATGACTCTGtaaaatcaaacaaatttttaatacatcatggatatatacatatatatatacttacaaaaatgtgtaatatataaatattaaagtccTTACTGGGAACATCGACTTtgtttgaataatattaaattcatcaAGAAAATTCCTAGTCATAGCAAGTGCTTCTGAGAGTGGCGCATGATCAGCATGATTCATTGGTGTATGCTTAAGAAGATCCTACAATCGATCGAAGACAAATTATCAATATGATATTACAGATAAGATAAACTCTTCATGGATATATTAATCGgatatataaaacatgatACAACTAAAATCTTGTTAGAAATCTgccttatcaatttttttaaaataaaataaaaaaataaagaagaaagaaaaaaagaaaaaagacgaaagaaagaaagaaagaaagaaagaaagaaagaatggtattatctataatacaaaattcatttaattttttatggaaTTATAAATATGCACATACATGTAGCACTAATGCATTTTTTTGAACACGAGCTACAGGTTTATGTAGAAGATCTTCAAGTGATAAACCTGGACCTTTAGGAAATCCTCTAAGTCGTATGTCTCTTGTAATTTCTCCAAATTGAGTCGAATGAGCAGAGCATCTACGAACGGTATCAGTAGCGCGAgcataattatgtaaaaatgcTCCATATAAACCTATATTGCTGGCCATAatctgtaattaaattataaatagtataagtatataattaacaaggataactttcttattatattttttaaacataccTTAAATTGTTCCCCTATTGTAGTTTTAAAATCCcacttttctgttttttttctaagttCATCTAGGAAGTTTTGATGTAGTTTATGTAATTCAGggattttataaaacatagtACCAAATTCTTCTTCCGAAATAACTGGTTGAGACGTAGTTAACGTTGCTCTGATAGCTTTCATATActataatttgaatataatattaatagatatattgttttaattaaaaaaatttgaaaacatAGATTACTTACTTGCAACATAACATTTAAACATTCTACATATACCGCTTCACTTTCTACCACAGAATTTACAATACACTTAACCATAGATGTTCTATcatcttctctatctttatttttctcctgtCTGCGTGGTGTAGTAGGTGTAGGTGATTCCAAACTACCTTCACTTAAACTTAATGGTTCAGCGTCGCTACTTCCAGTTTCGTTATCTGTACTAAGTGCACGTAATAAAATGGGTGGTGCTGGACTTGcaccttcttcatcttcgctATCCATCGCTGCTCTATGTctgaaaaatacataaaaattaacaCGTTATATATCTTCGATCGTATGTATTTCacattatagaataataatgaacttactgtataaaataatctatgtTGACGTAGTTACTCTGATTGCCTGGAGATTCCGGAAGCGATGGTGGTCTACGTGGAGGTGCTCTGCTGGCATTATTATTACCTACAGGTGGAACACGCGCGtcaatatacacatattctcCTGTCTGATCCAAAGCTACCGAATCATAATATGGTTCTTCTTCGGATGCCTCTGCATCTCCATCTTCTCCATCCTCATTAAGAGCTTTCTCAGATTCTACTTTATTTGAAGTTATGTCAATGGAATATAACAAATACATAATTTTGTaacattacaaatattacCTTTCTCATCTTCCTCTTTAAAAGAAGCATcggctttttcttttttcgaacttCCGGTAACTTCTATTACAGTGACATAATTACTTGGCACATCAGGATCACTATTTCTTCTGGTTTCAGGCACTTTTTCAGGACTTCTAGGTATCTCACTCTTAGGTCTTTTATTAGTTCCAAGCGTAGAGCTCAATTCGGAAACACATTTATCCTGAAATTTGCTAATGTCTTCTCGTACTGGAAGAGGTGGCGGAGAAGTATCCGTATTCTGACAATGTCCAGAGTTTGCAGATTCGCTATTTTCAGAAGAATGTTTTCCACTTTTAAGTTCCGCGGAATTCTGCTTATTGTCAAGCAGCGTAGCATTGGTACTATTAGCCAACTGTTTGTG containing:
- the LOC122636911 gene encoding active breakpoint cluster region-related protein isoform X1, with amino-acid sequence MSVFGDFQRVWVQRFPDSALPAAWEEDVRANLVKHKQKVTALREELEKEEFYVEYLERLLADVERHKQLANSTNATLLDNKQNSAELKSGKHSSENSESANSGHCQNTDTSPPPLPVREDISKFQDKCVSELSSTLGTNKRPKSEIPRSPEKVPETRRNSDPDVPSNYVTVIEVTGSSKKEKADASFKEEDEKVESEKALNEDGEDGDAEASEEEPYYDSVALDQTGEYVYIDARVPPVGNNNASRAPPRRPPSLPESPGNQSNYVNIDYFIQHRAAMDSEDEEGASPAPPILLRALSTDNETGSSDAEPLSLSEGSLESPTPTTPRRQEKNKDREDDRTSMVKCIVNSVVESEAVYVECLNVMLQYMKAIRATLTTSQPVISEEEFGTMFYKIPELHKLHQNFLDELRKKTEKWDFKTTIGEQFKIMASNIGLYGAFLHNYARATDTVRRCSAHSTQFGEITRDIRLRGFPKGPGLSLEDLLHKPVARVQKNALVLHDLLKHTPMNHADHAPLSEALAMTRNFLDEFNIIQTKSMFPSHDRAQRRLVKNSFVVELSDGHRKLRHLFLFNDVIACAKYKASGRDKFTFELKWYVPVAEAVVTEDGVEPRETSPANVVALRSQACTVRDQILWEERNDEKRIRLGGRGSEKNRKKLAELEAQLVLASPNLVMRVAHKNQHRVQNAYTFFLSSEFERSQWIEAVEALQQGGQPPGPLPLTMYELQAWVTACRTYLQTDMGSYLLRSGRDESLLLGDLHLTLLGLTPPGLDRIGDLYIIVEVDSYGHYFKRAKSRVIRSQAPTWGETFVVELEGSQNVRILLYEECGTRSVLRGKCIQRLSRSWLQSDQVERSLSLGPATLDVALRFVPSEVTLRRVPSAKPQGLFGARIQQVCKREKRDVPFIITACVREVERRGVGEVGLYRVSGSASDLTKLRKSFESNSYEAEQLLKEVDVHSVTGVLKLYLREMPEALFTDALYPAFLEAFQTGELSRGAALRRVYEGLPSVNKAVIDFLLAHLIRVNKHEAQNKMSLHNLATVFGPTLLRPGTNSRSDSKSRDPLAAGTVDVMAQAGILYCFLQMHMQQNNQSL
- the LOC122636911 gene encoding active breakpoint cluster region-related protein isoform X2; the encoded protein is MSVFGDFQRVWVQRFPDSALPAAWEEDVRANLVKHKQKVTALREELEKEEFYVEYLERLLADVERHKQLANSTNATLLDNKQNSAELKSGKHSSENSESANSGHCQNTDTSPPPLPVREDISKFQDKCVSELSSTLGTNKRPKSEIPRSPEKVPETRRNSDPDVPSNYVTVIEVTGSSKKEKADASFKEEDEKESEKALNEDGEDGDAEASEEEPYYDSVALDQTGEYVYIDARVPPVGNNNASRAPPRRPPSLPESPGNQSNYVNIDYFIQHRAAMDSEDEEGASPAPPILLRALSTDNETGSSDAEPLSLSEGSLESPTPTTPRRQEKNKDREDDRTSMVKCIVNSVVESEAVYVECLNVMLQYMKAIRATLTTSQPVISEEEFGTMFYKIPELHKLHQNFLDELRKKTEKWDFKTTIGEQFKIMASNIGLYGAFLHNYARATDTVRRCSAHSTQFGEITRDIRLRGFPKGPGLSLEDLLHKPVARVQKNALVLHDLLKHTPMNHADHAPLSEALAMTRNFLDEFNIIQTKSMFPSHDRAQRRLVKNSFVVELSDGHRKLRHLFLFNDVIACAKYKASGRDKFTFELKWYVPVAEAVVTEDGVEPRETSPANVVALRSQACTVRDQILWEERNDEKRIRLGGRGSEKNRKKLAELEAQLVLASPNLVMRVAHKNQHRVQNAYTFFLSSEFERSQWIEAVEALQQGGQPPGPLPLTMYELQAWVTACRTYLQTDMGSYLLRSGRDESLLLGDLHLTLLGLTPPGLDRIGDLYIIVEVDSYGHYFKRAKSRVIRSQAPTWGETFVVELEGSQNVRILLYEECGTRSVLRGKCIQRLSRSWLQSDQVERSLSLGPATLDVALRFVPSEVTLRRVPSAKPQGLFGARIQQVCKREKRDVPFIITACVREVERRGVGEVGLYRVSGSASDLTKLRKSFESNSYEAEQLLKEVDVHSVTGVLKLYLREMPEALFTDALYPAFLEAFQTGELSRGAALRRVYEGLPSVNKAVIDFLLAHLIRVNKHEAQNKMSLHNLATVFGPTLLRPGTNSRSDSKSRDPLAAGTVDVMAQAGILYCFLQMHMQQNNQSL